One segment of Halomarina pelagica DNA contains the following:
- a CDS encoding pyrroloquinoline quinone-dependent dehydrogenase, with product MATGERDNEAVRAASETIVEETELGYQVFNAPDEPVLDQHDTDRIPRFDVTQEMLTEGGDDPTNWLMFGNNYEAHRHTTADVITKDNVDRLELEYEMEVGANSSMEGSPIIVPGDPPVMYQANGPSHVKAIDAREGEILWAYTYPAPEDAVLCCDDNNRGVAVWKDKVYMTSLDSGVQALDRYTGEEVWYVSTADYKEGYSATWAPIIYDGILFTGSAGGEYGVRGFHCAIDAETGEELWRLETCPEEEYVGDSIKQSGGTNWMTPTLDTERELLYFNVGNPSPDFNGTVRPGPNRNTCSTLCVDPRSGEILWAHQESAHDIWDYDSANMRMLIRDVEIDHLDYRGDIVYNAGKTSWTYTMDPDSGDLLIRGEPLTQQINFMRLVPHVEEEREYVMLPGLLGGVDWQPASYCPETGLCYHKVLNTPHSVKWQNEEYRPGEKFWGGVVDVEPDEEDIPEEYNGHISCIAAVDPTTGRVKWRDWIDSDRYLWGGTMSTATGLLFAGTQNGDLIAYDGETGDRLWEFDLSDKAIAGDPVSWYDPETEKQYVAIQIGGSGFVGRGPRGDRLAVFSLKK from the coding sequence ATGGCAACAGGAGAACGAGACAACGAGGCAGTCAGGGCCGCGAGCGAGACCATCGTCGAAGAGACCGAACTCGGGTACCAGGTATTCAACGCACCGGACGAACCGGTCCTCGACCAGCACGATACCGATCGCATCCCCCGGTTCGACGTCACCCAGGAGATGCTGACCGAGGGCGGCGACGACCCCACAAACTGGTTGATGTTCGGGAACAACTACGAGGCACATCGTCACACCACCGCCGACGTCATCACCAAGGACAACGTCGACCGACTCGAATTAGAGTACGAGATGGAGGTGGGTGCCAACTCCAGCATGGAGGGCTCACCGATCATCGTTCCCGGTGATCCACCGGTGATGTACCAGGCCAACGGGCCGAGCCACGTGAAGGCGATTGACGCCCGCGAGGGGGAGATCCTCTGGGCGTACACCTATCCTGCTCCGGAGGACGCGGTGCTCTGCTGTGACGACAACAACCGCGGCGTCGCCGTCTGGAAGGACAAGGTCTACATGACTTCCCTCGACTCCGGCGTGCAGGCGCTCGACCGCTACACCGGCGAGGAGGTGTGGTACGTCTCGACGGCGGATTACAAGGAGGGATACTCCGCGACGTGGGCACCCATCATTTACGACGGAATCCTGTTCACCGGTAGTGCGGGTGGGGAGTACGGCGTTCGGGGGTTCCACTGCGCCATCGACGCCGAGACCGGCGAAGAACTCTGGCGACTCGAAACGTGTCCGGAGGAGGAGTACGTCGGTGACAGTATCAAGCAGTCCGGCGGGACGAACTGGATGACTCCGACACTCGATACCGAGCGCGAACTCCTGTACTTCAACGTCGGTAATCCGAGTCCGGACTTCAACGGGACGGTCCGACCGGGACCGAATCGGAACACCTGCTCGACACTCTGCGTCGACCCCAGGTCGGGCGAGATCCTGTGGGCGCACCAGGAGTCCGCCCACGACATCTGGGACTACGACTCCGCAAATATGCGGATGCTCATCCGGGACGTGGAGATCGACCACCTAGACTATCGGGGTGACATCGTCTACAACGCCGGAAAGACTTCCTGGACGTACACGATGGATCCAGACAGTGGCGATCTGCTGATCCGTGGTGAGCCACTCACCCAACAGATCAACTTCATGCGGCTCGTTCCGCACGTCGAGGAAGAGCGCGAGTACGTGATGCTCCCCGGCCTGCTCGGCGGTGTCGACTGGCAGCCCGCCTCGTACTGTCCGGAAACCGGCCTCTGTTACCACAAGGTCCTCAACACCCCCCATTCAGTGAAGTGGCAGAACGAGGAATACAGACCCGGTGAGAAGTTCTGGGGCGGCGTCGTCGACGTCGAACCGGACGAGGAGGACATCCCGGAGGAATACAACGGGCACATCAGCTGTATCGCGGCGGTCGATCCCACGACGGGACGGGTCAAATGGCGCGACTGGATCGACAGTGACCGCTATCTGTGGGGCGGAACCATGTCCACCGCCACGGGACTTCTGTTCGCCGGTACACAGAACGGCGACCTGATCGCCTACGACGGCGAAACCGGCGACCGCCTCTGGGAGTTCGACCTCTCCGATAAGGCGATCGCCGGAGATCCGGTCAGCTGGTACGATCCCGAGACCGAGAAGCAGTACGTCGCCATCCAAATCGGTGGTAGCGGGTTCGTCGGTCGGGGACCGCGCGGCGACCGGCTCGCGGTCTTCTCGCTGAAGAAGTAG